Proteins encoded within one genomic window of Fragaria vesca subsp. vesca linkage group LG1, FraVesHawaii_1.0, whole genome shotgun sequence:
- the LOC101300657 gene encoding pentatricopeptide repeat-containing protein At1g11290-like, with translation MASLPSVAVSGNIKLDQEFRKHPTSSISSEKSGIANVSYQKSQTITSLDGSSEPRSLDFREALEIFREGSNKVDSSYYVPLLQECIERNSASNAQAVHGHIIKTGSHQDLFVTTFLVNVYAKCRIMEDAHKVFDKLPKRNVVSWTALMTGYVHNSRPELAIRVFLEMLEAGAYPTNYTLGIVFNASSTLYLIELGKQLHAYSIKYRIDFDTSIGNNLCSLYSKCGNLESAFKAFKKIKEKNVISWTSAISACGDNGDSSKGLELFTEMLSEGTEPNDYTLTSALSLCCTMQSLGAGMQIHSLVIKLGYELNLPVRNAIMYLYLKCGMINEARKLFNGMGDMSLITWNAMIAGHAQLIDLAEDDLSAYRSGIEALNIFLKLNGSGVKPDLFTYSSILTICSSLVALDQGEQVHAQSIKSGFVSDIVVATALVNMYNKCGSIEKASKAFIEMSTRTLISWTSMIAGFAQHGRTQQALQLFEDMRIAGVRPNQVTFVSVLSACSYAGMVNEALGYFESMKKDYRIKPVMDHYACLIDMYVRLGRLDEAFGLVKKMDFEPNEFIWSTLVAGCRRHGHIDRGVYAAEQLLKLKPKDTEAYVMLLDMYISAERWKDVSRVRKIMKEEKLGELEEWSWISIKDKVHSFKPNDKSHPQSEVVQKYVDSLIDQVKSLGYKPVESLELTDEDKETTLFSSTSFHSEKLAIAFGLLNTPNAAPIRVIKNISMCRDCHSFVKFVSLLTSREISIRDSKRLHKFLNGKCSCGDFGALL, from the exons ATGGCTTCTCTACCTTCAGTTGCTGTTAGTGGCAATATCAAGCTTGACCAAGAATTCAGAAAACATCCCACAAGTTCTATTTCTTCAGAAAAG AGTGGAATTGCAAACGTGTCGTATCAGAAAAGTCAGACCATCACAAGTTTGGATGGAAGTTCAGAACCCAGGTCTCTGGACTTCCGAGAAGCTCTAGAGATATTTAGAGAGGGTTCTAATAAGGTTGATTCCTCTTACTATGTTCCTCTCTTGCAAGAATGTATAGAGAGGAATTCGGCTTCCAATGCGCAAGCTGTGCATGGGCACATCATTAAGACAGGAAGCCACCAAGATTTGTTTGTCACAACTTTCCTTGTCAATGTTTATGCAAAGTGTAGAATCATGGAAGATGCTCATAAGGTTTTCGACAAATTGCCTAAACGAAATGTTGTTTCATGGACAGCTTTGATGACAGGTTATGTTCACAATTCGCGGCCAGAACTTGCCATTCGGGTTTTCCTGGAGATGTTAGAAGCTGGGGCTTATCCTACCAATTATACTCTAGGAATTGTTTTCAATGCTTCATCTACTTTGTACTTGATTGAGTTAGGGAAGCAATTGCATGCCTACAGTATAAAATACCGGATTGACTTTGATACTAGTATTGGAAACAATCTTTGCAGTTTATACTCCAAATGTGGGAACTTGGAATCCGCTTTTAAAGCATTTAAGAAAATTAAGGAAAAGAATGTGATCTCTTGGACTTCAGCTATATCTGCTTGTGGTGATAATGGCGATTCTTCAAAGGGTTTGGAACTTTTTACTGAGATGCTTTCAGAGGGAACCGAGCCTAACGACTACACCCTGACCAGTGCCTTGAGCTTGTGTTGTACAATGCAGTCTTTGGGAGCAGGGATGCAGATACATTCCTTAGTCATTAAACTTGGCTATGAGTTGAACCTTCCGGTAAGAAATGCTATCATGTATTTGTACCTCAAATGTGGCATGATTAATGAGGCTAGAAAGTTGTTTAATGGAATGGGAGATATGAGCTTGATTACATGGAATGCAATGATTGCAGGTCATGCCCAACTTATTGATCTTGCAGAAGACGATCTTTCAGCATACCGAAGTGGAATTGAAGCTCTTAACATTTTCTTGAAATTGAATGGCTCCGGGGTGAAACCTGATTTATTTACCTACTCAAGTATCTTAACTATATGTAGTAGTTTGGTGGCTTTAGACCAGGGAGAACAGGTTCATGCTCAGAGCATCAAAAGCGGGTTTGTCTCAGATATTGTAGTAGCAACTGCGCTAGTCAATATGTACAATAAATGTGGAAGCATTGAGAAAGCAAGTAAAGCGTTCATAGAGATGTCTACAAGAACGCTGATATCGTGGACTAGTATGATTGCAGGTTTTGCGCAGCATGGCCGGACTCAGCAAGCACTACAGCTCTTTGAGGATATGAGAATTGCAGGAGTCAGACCAAATCAGGTTACTTTTGTGAGTGTTCTATCTGCTTGTAGCTATGCTGGAATGGTCAATGAAGCACTTGGTTACTTTGAGTCCATGAAAAAGGACTACAGGATCAAACCTGTGATGGACCATTATGCCTGCCTTATTGATATGTATGTAAGGTTGGGTCGGTTAGATGAAGCCTTTGGTCTTGTCAAGAAAATGGATTTTGAACCGAATGAGTTTATATGGTCAACCTTGGTTGCAGGTTGTAGAAGACATGGACATATAGACAGGGGAGTTTATGCTGCTGAACAGTTGCTCAAGCTCAAACCAAAAGATACCGAGGCTTATGTCATGTTGTTGGACATGTACATCTCTGCAGAAAGATGGAAGGATGTTTCTAGGGTGAGAAAAATCATGAAAGAGGAGAAGCTTGGGGAGCTGGAGGAGTGGAGCTGGATTAGCATTAAAGACAAGGTTCATTCATTTAAACCCAATGATAAATCTCATCCTCAAAGTGAAGTTGTTCAAAAGTACGTTGATAGTTTGATTGATCAAGTCAAGAGTCTTGGATACAAGCCAGTAGAGAGTTTGGAATTAACTGATGAAGACAAAGAAACCACTTTGTTCTCTTCTACATCTTTCCATAGTGAAAAGTTGGCAATTGCTTTTGGATTGTTGAACACACCAAATGCTGCGCCAATTCGGGTCATCAAGAATATCAGTATGTGCAGGGATTGCCATAGTTTTGTTAAGTTTGTATCATTACTGACTTCTAGGGAAATTTCCATTCGAGATAGCAAGCGCCTTCACAAGTTTTTGAATGGAAAATGTTCATGTGGAGATTTTGGAGCTCTTCTTTGA
- the LOC101297180 gene encoding serine hydroxymethyltransferase, mitochondrial-like has product MAMALRRLINKPLLKPLVGANGGSVYHMSGLSSQAAQEKEQARATWIKQLNEPLEVIDPEINDIIELEKARQWKGLELIPSENFTSLSVMQAVGSVMTNKYSEGYPGARYYGGNEYIDMAETLCQKRAFEAFQLDPAKWGVNVQSLSGSPSNFQVYTGLLKPHERIMALDLPHGGHLSHGYQTDTKKISAVSIFFETMPYRLDETTGYIDYDQLEKSATLFRPKLIVAGASAYARLYDYARIRKVCDKQKAILLADMAHISGLVAAGVIPSPFEYADIVTTTTHKSLRGPRGAMIFFRKGVKNVNKQGQEVMYDYEDKINQAVFPGLQGGPHNHTISGLAVALKQATTPEFKAYQEQVLRNSSKFAEVSLCPLNMQSLLEKSYDLVSGGTDNHLVLVNLRGKGIDGSRVEKVMEAAHIAANKNTVPGDVSAMVPGGIRMGTPALTSRGFMEDDFAKVAEYFDVAVKIALKIKAATKGTKLKDFVATLESDSQIQSEIAKLRHEVEQYAKEFPTIGFEKETMRYKE; this is encoded by the exons ATGGCAATGGCGCTTCGCAGACTCATCAACAAGCCCCTGCTTAAACCTCTCGTCGGCGCCAATGGCGGCTCCGTCTACCACATG TCAGGTCTGTCCAGCCAAGCAGCTCAGGAAAAGGAGCAAGCTCGTGCTACT TGGATAAAGCAACTCAATGAGCCGCTTGAGGTTATTGATCCCGAGATTAATGATATCATCGAGCTCGAAAAAGCTCGGCAATGGAAG GGGCTTGAGCTCATTCCTTCAGAGAATTTCACATCTCTGTCGGTGATGCAAGCTGTCGGGTCTGTCATGACCAACAAGTACAGTGAAGGATATCCCGGTGCTAGATACTACGGAGGAAATGA ATACATCGACATGGCTGAGACCCTTTGCCAAAAACGCGCATTTGAAGCTTTTCAGTTAGATCCTGCAAAATGGGGAG TGAATGTCCAGTCATTATCTGGATCCCCTTCTAACTTCCAAGTGTACACTGGATTGTTGAAACCTCATGAAAGAATTATGGCTCTTGATCTGCCTCATGGTGGACATCTTTCTCATGGTTATCAG ACCGACACCAAAAAAATATCTGCTGTGTCAATATTCTTTGAGACAATGCCGTACAGATTGGATGAAACCACTGGTTACATTGACTATGATCAG TTGGAGAAAAGTGCCACACTGTTCAGGCCCAAGCTAATAGTTGCTGGTGCCAGTGCGTATGCACGCTTGTATGATTATGCACGCATACGCAAG GTCTGTGATAAGCAGAAAGCTATTTTGTTAGCTGATATGGCACACATCAGCGGATTGGTTGCCGCAGGTGTTATTCCATCGCCTTTTGAGTATGCAGATATTGTTACAACCACAACTCACAAGTCACTTCGTGGCCCTCGAGGGGCTATGATCTTCTTCAGGAAGGGGGTCAAAAATGTAAACAAGCAAGGGCAAGAA GTTATGTATGACTATGAAGACAAAATTAATCAAGCCGTCTTTCCTGGACTCCAAGGTGGTCCACACAATCACACCATATCTGGGTTAGCAGTTGCACTCAAGCAG GCCACAACTCCAGAGTTCAAAGCTTACCAAGAGCAAGTTCTCAGGAATTCCTCAAAATTTGCAGAGGTCT CTTTATGCCCTCTGAACATGCAGAGCTTGCTAGAGAAGAGCTATGATCTTGTTTCTGGTGGAACCGACAACCATTTAGTGTTAGTGAATTTGAGGGGAAAG GGAATTGATGGTTCAAGAGTTGAAAAGGTTATGGAAGCAGCTCATATTGCAGCAAATAAAAATACTGTCCCAGGGGATGTTTCTGCCATGGTCCCTGGTGGTATACGTATGG GGACCCCAGCTCTCACATCGAGGGGTTTTATGGAGGATGACTTTGCAAAAGTAGCCGAGTATTTTGATGTAGCGGTGAAGATAGCCCTGAAGATTAAGGCTGCTACAAAAG GTACTAAGTTAAAGGATTTTGTGGCAACTCTGGAATCAGATAGTCAAATCCAGTCTGAGATTGCAAAGCTACGCCACGAGGTTGAGCAGTATGCTAAAGAATTTCCAACTATTGGATTTGAGAAAGAAACAATGAGATACAAAGAATGA